A window of Pyxidicoccus xibeiensis genomic DNA:
GCGGCCGAGCGCTACCACCCGCGCGTCGAGGCCGACATCCCCGTGAAGGTGCTGCTGTCGGGCCGCACGGTGATGGTCCGGGCGCGAGACGTGTCCATGGCCGGCCTGTTCCTCCTGGCCCACCCGTCGGACACCACGCGGCAGCTCACCATCTCCGTGCCCCTGCCCGGCGGGGACCTCGTCACCACCTGCGAGATTCGCCGCCGCGAGGTGGACGGCGTGGCCCTGGAGTTCGGCCCGCTGGACTGGGACGACCTCATCGCCCTGGCGCGCTTCCTCCACCCGCGCCTGCCCTGAGGGCGTGAGAAAAAATTAACGATACTGATGCGTCCGATGGATGCATAAGCGCCGCAGTGCGAGCATGACTCGCCATGGCGGGGAGCAGACGGCCGCGAGTGCGTGTGCTCCGGCCGAAACGGA
This region includes:
- a CDS encoding PilZ domain-containing protein, which gives rise to MMTPTSGSKAAERYHPRVEADIPVKVLLSGRTVMVRARDVSMAGLFLLAHPSDTTRQLTISVPLPGGDLVTTCEIRRREVDGVALEFGPLDWDDLIALARFLHPRLP